The window CACACACCTCATTGTGTGGATACAGTTGTCctttctttggaaaacaatGGACTTGATATCCATAGTGAGCCTTCTCTTCAGCTTCAGATTTGCAATTCTGAGCAACTGCCATGTAAATCGCCCATAGGAGCAAATGTAAAAGAGGAAGAGATAGTAAGTGAATCCGTGGTGCATTCTCCCACTGCAGAGGTTGTAGAGGAGACTGTATCAGACACAGAACCAGACAATTTGATAACTGACAGCCTGCTGTCATCAGCACAGAAAATCATCAGTTGTAGTCCAAATAAAAAGGGTCACATTAATGTCATAGTAGAGCGTTTGCCAGGTGCTGAAGAAAGTGTTTTACAAAAGCCATTCTTAATGAACACTGacattgaaacagaaaaaaaattgatctcAGAGGAGTCCTCTGTTACCTGTGAAGTACCTGATGAAGTTTATCATTCAGATGCAATTCAAGAAGTAATAATAGAATGGAATAATACCGAGAAGAAAGATAACGAATTAAGCgctaataaaaatgtaacagcTGATGAAAATGTGCCTCCTGCACGAAGGAGGACAAATTCAGAGTCTTTGCGACTGCACTCCTTAGCAGCAGAAGCTCTCGTTACAATGCCAATTAGAGCTGCAGAACTGACACGGTCCAGCCTCAGGGCTCTGGCTGGAGAGGATGCTGTGGACGCAGGAGCGGGACAGGGCACTCATGGCCCATGCACAGCTCATTCTAAAGCGGTGTCCTCACTTAAGGATCCCTCTGAGGAGTTCAGTGGCTTAAACCAAAGCGAACGTGCAATAGttgaaataaagaaagagaGACCAGAGTTATCAGAAGCGCCAATTAAAATGGGCATCAGTATGTCACTGCTCACTGTCATTGAAAAACTGAAGGAGAGGACAGACCAGAACGCTTCTGACGATGACATCCTGAAAGAGTTACAGGACAACGCCCAGTGCCAAAACGCCGGCGACGCGGCCGTGGCTGGCAGTAACCTGGTGGAGTTCCTGCCCAGCGCCGAGCGGCCGTACCGCTGCCGGCTCTGCCACTACAGCAGCGGCAACAAGGGCTACATCAAGCAGCACCTGCGGGTGCACCGCCAGCGCCAGCCCTACCAGTGCCCCATCTGCGAGCACGTCGCCGGGGACAGCAAGGGCCTGGAGAGCCACATGATCAACCACTGCAAAGCTCGCATGTACCAGTGCAAGCAGTGCCAGGAGTCCTTCCACTACAAGGTAAAGCCCTTCCCGTGCCTGTCTAGAATCGCTGAATAACCTggtttgctgcttttttaatAACTGGTGATCCCTCTTTCTAACTTAACTGGGTCTGACATCCTGGCTTCGTTGTAATTACCATTAGGGATTATTGCCAGCAGCACGTGCTGAATATACGCTTCAGCTGTAATTCTTCTGCTCTGCACACTGAAATAACCTTGCTTCCTCGtataactttttttcctgagaattaTCTCATGGACATAATAATATCGTGTTGTTTTTCTGCCCAAACATAGCAACTGCAGGAAGAAAGGGAAGCATCAAAGATCTTAATAGCTGAAACTTTAAAAGAATGCTCAAACATGCCTTCCTGTTGTGAGCGTGGCATTTGGGGATAACATGAGACACATTGaagcagatgatttttttttccttttttccactgTTATGTTGCTCTGGATGTTCTGTAGAACGTAGATTTGAAAGATTACATACCAGAGTAGAATAGTACACTTCTGCTGTTTTCCTAATTGCTATATTAAGCATTAGTGAGTGAGTTCCTATGTACTCAGCTCAGTACTCAGGAATACAGAGCAGATTGCATCAGTATCCAGCTGTACAGCTGAACCTGTTGGAAGCAGCGGTCATGCAAATTTTCCCATATTTATTGCCATTTAGTCctaatttgaaaaaatacaCAGGTAGGGTAGCAAAAGgctctctcttctttctccccaAGCAAATAGAGACAGGACTGGTGTGTTCTTAAGTCGGTAGGCAATATGAAAACTGAGTTAATTTTCACACAAGCCTCTAATCTCATGCTTTTGGAGTATAACAATTTTGGAGGAAGAACTGTGGCCACTTGTctgtgggaatggggaaagaaggaaatctattttctaaataaacacaaatcacagaatctcagTCACTCTCATCAGTCCTTTATGTTACTAATTCATGATATttacttgttttgtttgtagTAAAATTACCTAAGGGGTAATCTGTATATATGTTAACATACATTTCATATCAGTTACCATTAAAGCTTGAGTAACAATGTCACAGATGATTGCAATATTCCAAGTGTTCACTGTATGTATGAACATTAGgaactgtttttttcagagCCAGCTGCGAAATCATGAAAGAGAACAACACAGTCTTCCAGATCTCTTCTCTACAGCTACAGCTAACAAACTAATAGTTTCCAATGAAGCAGA of the Cinclus cinclus chromosome 11, bCinCin1.1, whole genome shotgun sequence genome contains:
- the ZNF507 gene encoding zinc finger protein 507 isoform X6; translation: MEEGSSIAVLMPNIGEQEAVLISETVIGPTLQSSEDQRKCKTDPLIHVIQKLSKIVESEKSQRCLLIGKKRSHADASAQSLDTDELCEIPAKAIELSVIATKKAEELQADYFVTDCLPQNKKKVTCYQCGLCKFLSPSLLILQEHIKQHGQKNEVILMCSECHFASKSQEELESHFQNHHENSGKNSIQTKVQQCVSVTSSFLQGPVEGSIKSGADQTANLECKDTTQSAPVPEMGRRKWYTYEQYGMYRCLICRYTCGQQRMLKTHAWKHAGEVDCSYPIFEEENETTSLSETVVTHTPHCVDTVVLSLENNGLDIHSEPSLQLQICNSEQLPCKSPIGANVKEEEIVSESVVHSPTAEVVEETVSDTEPDNLITDSLLSSAQKIISCSPNKKGHINVIVERLPGAEESVLQKPFLMNTDIETEKKLISEESSVTCEVPDEVYHSDAIQEVIIEWNNTEKKDNELSANKNVTADENVPPARRRTNSESLRLHSLAAEALVTMPIRAAELTRSSLRALAGEDAVDAGAGQGTHGPCTAHSKAVSSLKDPSEEFSGLNQSERAIVEIKKERPELSEAPIKMGISMSLLTVIEKLKERTDQNASDDDILKELQDNAQCQNAGDAAVAGSNLVEFLPSAERPYRCRLCHYSSGNKGYIKQHLRVHRQRQPYQCPICEHVAGDSKGLESHMINHCKARMYQCKQCQESFHYKSQLRNHEREQHSLPDLFSTATANKLIVSNEADDREVGSKSSVQKLFRCDVCDYTSTTYVGVRNHRRIHNSDKPYRF
- the ZNF507 gene encoding zinc finger protein 507 isoform X5, translated to MEEGSSIAVLMPNIGEQEAVLISETVIGPTLQSSEDQRKCKTDPLIHVIQKLSKIVESEKSQRCLLIGKKRSHADASAQSLDTDELCEIPAKAIELSVIATKKAEELQADYFVTDCLPQNKKKVTCYQCGLCKFLSPSLLILQEHIKQHGQKNEVILMCSECHFASKSQEELESHFQNHHENSGKNSIQTKVQQCVSVTSSFLQGPVEGSIKSGADQTANLECKDTTQSAPVPEMGRRKWYTYEQYGMYRCLICRYTCGQQRMLKTHAWKHAGEVDCSYPIFEEENETTSLSETVVTHTPHCVDTVVLSLENNGLDIHSEPSLQLQICNSEQLPCKSPIGANVKEEEIVSESVVHSPTAEVVEETVSDTEPDNLITDSLLSSAQKIISCSPNKKGHINVIVERLPGAEESVLQKPFLMNTDIETEKKLISEESSVTCEVPDEVYHSDAIQEVIIEWNNTEKKDNELSANKNVTADENVPPARRRTNSESLRLHSLAAEALVTMPIRAAELTRSSLRALAGEDAVDAGAGQGTHGPCTAHSKAVSSLKDPSEEFSGLNQSERAIVEIKKERPELSEAPIKMGISMSLLTVIEKLKERTDQNASDDDILKELQDNAQCQNAGDAAVAGSNLVEFLPSAERPYRCRLCHYSSGNKGYIKQHLRVHRQRQPYQCPICEHVAGDSKGLESHMINHCKARMYQCKQCQESFHYKSQLRNHEREQHSLPDLFSTATANKLIVSNEADDREVGSKSSVQKLFRCDVCDYTSTTYVGVRNHRRIHNSDKPYRCCVCDFATTNMNSLKCHMRQHPQEHQAVQLLEQYKYVTGLMWQKALTVGVFLH